A window of Watersipora subatra chromosome 10, tzWatSuba1.1, whole genome shotgun sequence genomic DNA:
gacttgtttgagatgatttaaaataaatttgagggagcacgactctaaaaaggtgcggctaacaatttatttttgcggttgaaaccaggtatacaagtaattggttaattgttgatattacaatatctgttataagtaggctatacagtatctgttaaatGTCGGCAGCCTAGTCTCCTCCCTTTTGCGTTGTAAGATTTTGTCAtggatagctaatcgagtgatgcgctccctagccaagttgttaacaagtaagtcattgatgtttcgaaccccagagagagcaacaaacgatattccagcggtcattccgtggtggcctatatcaatgacagctttagccatggtagaaccttgactcttgtgtattgtcaaaccccatgctagatcgagagGAATGCCTCGTCATAAAgtggcattgtagttcggccctagcttgtacataagttgtaaagaatttcggctaacgttttaaatagttcaatgaaaccttcggtgattggacaaaaaagaCATAGGCTGagaaactgtgtaccacaattttgcacctgtaaattggtctacgcttcaaacggtctacgtttattacagaaaccttgggaataaattcgattacaagtaaacaaggcCATTGACTGGTGAAATAAGCaaggttttctcgtgaaatgcacactgctaaatagttctactatctgtcgcacggctttattggcgtttcaatttttggtcttaacttttattaaaccgagcttttcaagcgttttgtggaaattttcatccaaataaatctgtctatttgtgtataatccgatcagatgggtaagtcttaagataataatgacggtttacaaagacttggtaacatatttaaataggtttgtatatgttttgtatcgttattatactttaacggctctacaaaacgatggttaaatttgttgatgaaattttgatacaatggttcgtctcattgttgatgaataattttcgagagttgtgtgcacatgtgcatttatcgtaaatctcccaaccaatagcttcgctctgtttggtcgtgggataaaaataattatatgcgATTATATGAAATATAAGAAGTAAATTCATGGCCTGGCATCCGCCACATAACAttaacatagcaggttactaccatttaatttactaacaaataaatactatGACAAGCACCACTTTTTTACCTATTAGTTACAACCACAGTTATATTGCATTTTAACAATGAAAACACTAAGTGTGTCACTAacgtaaaacttgtttatacaatacaaagACACAAGCACCGTGTCGATCTAGTTGTAAGCGGCCATGCCATTAGttatttgaacatgtttctaggtaatagcaacaaaagcgatttcagtattatttagtattttacagtttaatttttgttttatatttgagaactttttaaagtaaattatacatgtatcttcatgtttcaaaaaatcacaatcttatttcagctttagaatgatagtaatataagattgacaatTTATTGGAAcgtgaaagcagaaaaatgccCTCCGTACTAGGTAGCGCATTttcatgatgatgatgatgatgaactctttattgacaaaataaaatatgatatacaacaatgaaacaaaagcCTCTTTTTgcaggctaagatgaaatgaATATGTATGGTCTGATTATAGCACATATTAGctaaaatagtaaatattatctAAATTATGATATTACATCATATCATATTTTCATATGTTGTTGGAAGTATAACAAGACAGTGAAGTGCAATATATACCACAAAGAATTTGCTTACCACCTCAGTACATCAGCATTACGATATCATTTTgctaattctcatcctaccgctcagaaatcatcaccatctgtcgcagacaataactgCTACTACTCACTACTGCCACTAGTGTTCCCTGTGAGCGGCTATTCTCGAAAGCTGGCAATACTGTATGcaggaagagggcatctcttcattgggataatgtgaataaactgtgctgcctcaactcttggctggcttaattatagactttcatagactattttcatactcataataactATTACATTGTAACCTATGTACATTTTACATAACATGTAATCCTGTAAACAATAGTTgtatcaaatataattaatttataagtagctgtattatttgttttcgaatatacaggtttttgctagattaattctaagatcaatcaaagattaactggttcagaccagttattaatcgcaattaatttttataatcattgtgcagctttaatatatatatttcatatactagctgtgctacctggcgttgcacgggtataaaaaatcagcttataaacaatgagaggtaatgagagttgcctgccacttgctattagcttgaCACATTGCCAAAAGATAATTTGAGTaatcttactaataagagctacccctCTCTGTGACGTTACGCCATCCCTTTGTGTCATGACCGAAAGCAGTAGCCTATTTGCTaccatatagtgacatatatcgcccagcaaatctatcaagctcgtgtggctgaattggtaaggcagTCGGTCTGGTGAACATGAGGGTCTgatatcaaatcttctgcggtatggcttctttattctaagattttaatagctatagcttgaCATATACAAcaacgacaaactttgagaaatatatctatatagatgtatatatacagtgaaactcggataactcaaacttcacgggaccgagcaaaagtgttcgaattatcagagtgttcaagttatcagagcactgtcacaagtccatgtatttacttatttattagtagatacatgaacatatacaaactataatataaatcaaaagcacaaatggcttgtttcaaattaaatgcttctaatgtaaagtttaaaacgtttttatcaaaaagtatagagatttttctatcacttgatattggtttgttgtttgaggtgatgttattgccaggacgttttttagagtgacattggcaaaacttgatcgttgctgaaatgctcaaagaaaagacatctttttcttttgagcgttttacccacgatcaattttgccgatctttcttgaagtttatggaaagattaccttactttacctgggattcgttaagagcaacactctgaggcagttcaattaaaagttttacgaggttttacggtacattgtatatcactcacgctttttgaatggataattattgaatgtacacacgtattttgtgtttaggtcaaacgatgaatagtttttttttagctaagacaacgtatacgtttgattacaacattttttaagacgttttaaacattcaacattccgacgttaattcaacacggaatcaacgtcggaaaactattcatcacgggctagccgggtcacgcactcaaggattttcgccacgcaaatacaaaacaaaaacaacatgctgtttttgttttgtatgtgcgtggcgaaaatccttgcgcccgtgacccggctagtccgtgctattcatcgtaaagcagtataaatcaaatttcaccaaacctttagaacagtcgttgacaaaaatattttgccgatggaggtaataacgacgcttatgaattacgaaaagttgaggtttacctctatggcttggaataaagtgattttctaaagtgataagcaaccgtttcggtagccgttgggcaaaaaacagttcgttataacagtgttgaattcgagttatatagagccatttatcattgcgtgggaacggaccaagcaaatccagtcgagttaaccatgtgttcactATATCCgaggccgagttatccatgtttcactgtagcTAAACGCACATATATAATGTCGGAaaaactttaagatttatatatatatacactagctgtacaacccggcgttgcccgaatcataaaaaagtctttggacaaaaaattgttttgtatttaacatataacaacatttgccattctaactttcaaactacatctgttgagaaaacttttttaaactttgtctaacaacttttaaacttcatatcatgaggaaaatgtttcgtgtaggtcaaataaattgaaaaaaaataaaacgactataaaagggtttacatgtagatgtaaaaggaaaataatttgcaagtaatagctaaattaagtctgttttgctacgattacaataagagatgattcggtaatgatataattaataccaactgagaaaacaataaaaattcagaatatgttgaattagtaataacaatccatgcatagaagtgtgtgtatgaaATAGTTACTGTTTGACCAGCAGctgctatccatcaaaatttgaatacgacaatactggtacgacgatatgtaaaaatgagatatggtagcgtctttgtctgaccgaacagtgAGAGAATTTAGAGGccttcctactcgagataatgcaattgtctgagtGAAAAGTATTAACTTTCaccgcgatttagcaattgaacctaaCGAAAAGTCGGAAATAGAAGTTAACAAAAACgcaaaaaagcattgtgtttcatagagtttgagaaaatctattgttgatatcattttgccgaaaacaaattcgCCCTAATACGGCAAGGACGGAAAAGCATcgcgtttcatagagctaaaagagttcatagaATTTAAATTAATACGTCATACGTATACGTATAAAATGTATACATTATGTAGTAAGAATGAGCAGTTGCATAAGCTTCCGTGGTTTTGTTGTTAAAGCGTtgaactttcaaactgtgttcgcaatcttcgtgagttcaaatctatcaTAATGTGGGTTTTTCATTATGTATAGGTATTAGTATCTATTGTTTCCTAAGTTTACATTTCTAAGTAGAGTTACGGGTTAAACTatgtcaaatatattttataagcaTTTACCCTTTTATTACACACCATTTGATTATGTTGCTTTAAGATCTTTTCTACCAAAACTGCACACTGTGTAATGCAGCCTTATAAAGCTTTCTTTAAAATGTCTTAGCACTTTTGAAATAAATACTTTTTCTATATGAACCATGTTCTTTTGTTGTAGCATATTATCCATCAAAGATTTGGAGGTTCTGgatatttcaaaaaataatcTCACCGACCTTCCTGAGAACATTGGTcaaatgaaaaagttgaaatctTTAGATTTGGCAAACAGCTCTAGATTAAAATCTATAATTACTCTTCCAAAACTTGAAATCCTGGACAAGCTGAATGTTGAAAAATGTGGCGCTCTGTTGTCCCCACCGTTTGAGGTATGCAAGCAGGGATTGGAGTTCATTCGAAAGTTCTGTTCAGAGGTAGATGAAGAGAAGCAGCCATTCAGCATTTTGCCCACCGTCGTTGTTGTTGGAAAATCTAGCAGTAGAAAGAAGTTATTGATCAAATCATTAGTAGCAGGCAAAATGATTCCTGTTCATGAAGATGAAGTTGAGGATGATTTCTCCACTATAGCTGAGAAGGTTCAAACGATAAAGATTGGTGAGAAGGAACTGCTTAGGGTTATAGATTTCGGTAGTCGCGAGATATTTCAGGTAATGTTTTGCTTAACTCTGACAGAGGATTCCATCCCAGTTATAGTTGTGAACATGGATGAGTACAAAAAACCTGGCTACGCTAAAATAACGAAACGATTGTGCTTTGACTATATCGCTTATTCCTACCTTACAACGAAACGTCTGCCAAAGCCAAAGCTTGTGCTGATTCAGAGGGACAAGTTTAACTCGACAGAAGAGTTTGAAACGCTGAGATCCAAGTTTTTAGAGGACATACAAGACATTCGACGTAGTTTATCACCAGCCAAACAAGAAACAGACAAGTGTTTTAGCAACTTGAATGAAGATTTCtttgaaaagcaaaatatttttgtagttgGCAATGACTACGAAGCAGTGGGTGAGCTTAGATCTAAACTCATCAATGAAAGTAAATCACTTTCTAAGCAAATACCTGCAAAATGGGAAGAGGCCAGTAGAGAGATTGCTAAAATTTCTGAGCCTATGGTGAGTGTTGACGAGATTGTGAagagtaaaattttaaaagactACAATCCTGAGATCTGCCGAAAGATTCTCTCTTTCAGTCACAGCAGTGGTAAACttctttggtatcaaaatgtcCAAGAACTTCAAAACTATGTTTTTCCTAAGGTTGAAACCGTTACTAATTTACTGGCAGTGTTCTTCGATTCAAAACAGAAAGCTAGAAAAGAAATGTTTCATGAGTTCTTATCCGATGAGGGCAAATGGATCGGAGGGAAAGAGCTAGAAGATTCAGAAAAAAGGTTTCAAGACACAGGAGTAATGAGCAAGACACTTTTAATCTATCTCATCAAAGAGAAAAGTCAATTCCAAAGTGATGCAGAGGTACAGGTTGCTCTCACAATTCTTCAGTCTTTTCAGCTAGTATTTGGACCAATCAAACAAGAGAAGGTAGAGAGCTACGTATTTCCCTATTTTGTCAAGGGACGCTTAGAAGATGCCGCAAGTCATCCCAAAGAATTCCCTTTCAAAATCGAAAACAAGATTTGGTTTGAAGATCTTCTACTGCCACAGTATGTTTACCACCAGGTGAATGTACAACTCCTTCAGCTCTTGCAGAATGAGTCAACTGCACTACCTCTGATCAATTCggacatacatgtaaaaaacAATGGAGTTCACGTAGCTTCTGATCGATTCAGTATTCTGATGACTCACGACTTCAAGTCTATCAAAATTGAGCTCTGCAGCGAGGTGAAGTATGTGAAGCAATCATGGGATTTAATGGTGAAGATGTCAAACACTACAATTCAATGGGTGTGCAAAACTTGGAAAGCTGCAGAATGGAAGTGTGAAATAACATGTCCACATTGCCAGCTTACCAAATCAAAAACTTCTCATCAGGATGTGAACCCAAAATGGATCAATTCAGACAGCCGTCACAATGTGCAGTATGTACGAGGAATGAAAGAAATGAGCTGTAACGGGGAACCTGGTGTGCCTGCAGCCCTAAAACAACCTTGTAAGTAATTACTATCTGGTCAAGTTGGCCACAAATGATACTTTGTCTCAACATGACCAGTTATCTTTTATACATGTGTAGGACTTGCTGCTACAGTCTTCCTAAGCAAAATATTGTCACAGTCATTCAGAAATGTATGTAAGTTTGAAATTATATGTTAATacaaatacatatgtatatataagtatggatataaatgtgtataatataatagtataatataatatagttttaGCATTCGTAGTATACCAccgaatgcctggcattgcagttttttgcaaattttttttattttcaatcaacatatagGACATTTACTGTTTTAACCTTTGAATAAAGGCGtttatttcttttttgtgtGTGTCCAGCCAATGCATaactcaaatatttgaaagatgaagctaaaacagattgttgaaaaacaccTCTTATGCTACCCATTTGCTCAAGATTcgaaacagcttataaacagtggtaggtaatcatagatatataaacctatatatatatatatatatatatatatatattatacattactaCAACATtgcacatatatatactataattgtTAAAACTAAAACCACTCAAATAAGAGTTGCTACATTTGCCTGAGACGTAGCACAATACAGTTTGTCCTAACCATAAAGATGAGCGTTGGTACCACAAATGACTCGCCATTTTTACAGGTGATACTCTGTCTAGGAGAGAGTTACGAGAGTTGGAAAACTATGTGAATGAAAAACTTCATGCAAGCAGACAAAGTAAGATTTATTATTTAGTATTGCTGCCAATAAAAACCTTACTTTAATCAGTAACCTTTGAATacacattgttattattattgtgattGAAAGCTGTCACTGATTTACGCATTCTTTAGCATTTTTCGCAATTGTTTGTCTCGTTTTAGAAGTTTAAAAGCGCTACTCAAGCATCAATGCTAATGCTAATGATACTCACTATGTTTATGTAGACAGGGTTTGGCACTCAAACTgtatacatggattatcaaatttgtaaaatgtaTTTAGAAAGATTTATGAATACAATACATATTCTATATACTATTAACATTCATTCTTGTATATCAATAGCTTAAACATTGATATTTATTTATAAGTAATGTATTATTTGTTTCATGTTGATAGTGAAAAATACATACATGGACATGTAAAACTAACTTAACTAATGGTGTATAAAAAGTTTGCCAACACTGGTGTGTTCAATTGAGTTTTTCATTACAATTGCAAGCAATTActgaataaaacagttttaaaaagttgttgGTAACATAATTACTAATTGTTAAAGAACTGAATACTATTTACTTTTGATTTAGTTTATTTATTAAAGTTTATAGACCTTAAACTGGACTAAAAAATTTGAAGGTACTTGCTGATAAAGAATTCGTCTGTGAAGATGGAACATCAGCGAAGAATACCCAAAGCATCAGTAATTTGAAGGCATCAGTTGACTCAAACAATGTAGagttcaataaaatcatgtttcCTGAACAAAACTTTGGAGCCTTTTCAGAGTTtagataattttattaaatgtttttgttggaGCATTCATTCATTCAACGCATCCTATTACAGCGCGTGAAGAGCCAAAATCACTCCGAGCTGAGTCAGAAGACATAGATGGAGAGGCCAGTGACGTGTCGGATCCCGAGGAAGAACAACACTTTTTGCCCAAGTCTGAAAACGAGCCAGCAGAGATCTCAGTGCAAGTAGCATCAACACGTTTGGCATGTATAAGAAAGAAGTTTGCCAATACGGAGGAGGTACAAAGATGTTCAAATGCATTGTTTTTTGGATAAACTTCTAGGCTAGAATAATCAGTTTGTAAGGTCATaaccagagccgtatagcttcacagagtttcgcggccaaaaccggaaacaaaaacgcttgtttccaaacaaacccgatcaaAATACTGATCTTTAATGTAATATTCTTACCTCACTCTCAATACCTctctcttttgcatttactttatgtTTTCACAAATGAGTTATTATTAACCTTTAGTAGGAAAAtttgtcctctttcaaatgatgtatgatacaacaatcaattttaaagaaaCTGCTAATGGGAGTCATTTTTGTTAGTTAATGTGGCGGCCTCTTCATTATAACTTATTGAAAATAGTGGATGCGGCCTCTTTGTTTGGTAACAAGCAAGCGCACATATACTGTAATTATATGCTTCCAGGGGTTCCATAACTCAAAATATCATAGATTAATAGATTTATTACTTATATCGACATCATAGACTAATAGATTTATTACTTATATCGACATCATAGACTAATAGATTTATTACTTATATCGATATTATAGACTAATAGATTTATTACTTATATCGACATCATAGACTAACAGATTTATTACTTATATCGACATCATAGACTAATAGATTTATTACTTATATCGACATCATAGACTAATAGATTTATTACTTATATCGACATCATAGACTATTAGGTTTATTACTTATATCGACATCATAGACTAATAGATTTATTACTTATATCGACATCATAGACTAATAGATTTATTACTTATATCGACATCATGGACTAATAGATTTATTACTTATATCGACATCATAGACTAATAGATTTATTACTTATATCGACATCATAGATTAATAGATTTATTACTTATATCGACGTCATAGACTAATAGATTTATTACTTATATCGATCGTattactttcaaagttttgagaACAAATAAGCGAGAGACTTGGGAGTTACAAAGCGGATTTTGACACTCCATAGCGCATGCTGCTCACGAAAAGCATTTTAATCATCTACCtacatgttttaaaaacttcataTCAAGCTGTAAACCACGTTATGGGTGAACGTAAAACGTATCAATAATTTTTCGAAAAGAATTCGCAAATGGAGGCAGAACTGGGAAAATAAATCTGCCCCCAAAGGGTTACAGCAGTTTTTACGTAGAAGAAGATTCGTGGAAAAGGTATTAAGTATGAACTTAACAGTTTTTCTACAAAcagataaaaaaaacttttatctTGGAATATGATCTCCTAAATAATGTTGCCTTTTTAACAAATCTGAACATCTGAATTAACTGCCTAATTTTCTGTGAATTTTTTCTAGTTAATCTTTTATTGAAGGTGTATTCCATGTCAACCCCAACCGGCACTTCGATCAGAGGACGTACTATCATTATTAACAATGTGCACTTTGGAGAAGAGGTTCTTGAAAGAAAAGGATCTGAAAACGACGCTAATAATCTTTCTCAGCTCTTTACAGCAATGGCCTTTGATGTTGTTCATGCAAATAATCTCACCGCTGAGGTAAAAAATTCCAACTTCTTACATTGCATTTAATGTCACGCCAGAACTCTATTTGTATACATTGCGATCAACCTCACACAGCGCAGGCAAACATCTATACTGTTTACCTGCGCAGTTAACCTCACTGCAGACATAAACAGCTCTACTTCTTTGCTGTCGATGATTAAAGCTtcttgatatattatatatatcaagaagcatatacatgtatatgttatgtatattaGCTACATAGATCAATGCCTTGATCtagctaaaaatttatttggcatacaattatataattttaatttgttttattattgtagcaAAAATATCGTATTGAGTGGTTTAGAAACCCATACTAATTATCTAATGCATACACTAcctggtaaaatcatcaaaattttatataaatactgtaaatattaaaaattagtaacagaacagtatgttaaccttagtaaccatagttacctacagtaactttagtatatttagtggttatgatctgcaagtaaatgtagcattacaatgtactaagTGCAGTACACTACagtatggagttcttacttttgagacaggcgtataacataaaattttaattaatatactaatatacatatactaatatacatataatatacatatactaatatacatatattaatatacatataataatatacatataacaatatacataaaataacaCTAATATACTTactaatatacatataacaatatgcatataataatatacatacatataataatataaatatactaatatacgtataataatatacatatactaatcTACATATACTAATCTACATATACTATTATATCAATACTAATTTACATATACTAATttacatatactaatatatactactatatatattagcatatcTATTCATATAGATATTCATATAcataggtatatgtatatatatacgtatacctatgtatatatattatatatatacatatatgcgtacatatatacacacatgtatgcatatatgtatatatatacgtatacctatgtatatatatatatatatattatatatatatacatatatgcgtacatatatacacacatgtatgcgtatatgtatatatatatgtatatacacacatatgtatatgtgtatatacataattatatgtatatatacatgtatgtatgcacatatacatacgtacgtatacgtatgtatatgtatacatatacatacgtatgtatatacacatatacatacgtatatatacatatacatatatgcatgtatgtatgcacatatacatacgtatgtatatatatatacgtatgtatgtgtattgctagattttaatcgcgATAGCTGAACAGGCAGctatatataggtacatgtatatgtattatatctaCCAATGCCATTAATCCCCTCATTTGGTTGACTTCACCATTtctcttttttgtattttttgcttGTTTTATGATTCTTGGATGGCATaacttgaaaaacatttctgtttgatatgaaattattgccatcaaaataatatgtatgtctgtatatagcatcaatgatatacacccaaggatagccgacggctctcatatgggtggggtttaatgatcgagctctgttaggattgtgctggccggggtttcggagctaacacacTTTTcacggggcggtcgcgttgccttgttaggttttggaaaacacgacacgctgttatcgtttcattggctcattcagtcagtagaccccgcgggtcacaatTGCAAActttgaatttctacaatgtaggggtaatacctaaccaaaataatggatttattaaaaataaaacatttcaaaactacctacttttactaattttcaaaatggtaaaggtcgtagtatatgcttaaagtttaatataatttacccaaaattacccgaacaacggccttttttccctagtttttgattaatattttgccacccctgaTATAAAAtcacaaagtctttcatcgttgtcacattgttttaccttgccaatatgatgggacagcaggcaaagctgtgcagtgtagttttcatactcaaaatctaaatataaaaccgaatttgggctattttacgattgtgactattaatatcacgaatgcttgtgaatggcaactgattgatcataatggtgacaatattggaatactgtatttatttgacaacaaaatgaattcaacagatcagtaagataaccactatagttcataatatttttaaattcacagggggctttattcagcatatttgtttgttcgggtgccgtgttcgggttcatcccaacagagctccatcattaaaccccggcCATATGAGAGCcatcggctatccttgggggggggggctgtatatcattattagcatatattactttattg
This region includes:
- the LOC137405824 gene encoding uncharacterized protein → MADTKSVSTQVYCLRWRNADMAEPVELQTGMSLKESLQDYDRPMVWLAIEKNVTAEMLDVDLSHLEKLELKCIESSTLVQKLLDLLAKGNLQTLTIVDGDFSTGLQKLPESLLELNMIRCRLKIEKIFSELNLLKKLHLECSDFKTDESLGHLLAATRSLTELSITDCDIKRLPQSLGNLKVLERLNMYSTHLNLENEKTLSVFNQLENLAELNLTECKLPFVPESVLQLPKLTKLILTRNKLLGQTIPDKFDGLESLRELSLSTCYLSELPSSMSKLKKLESLDLSANSLSMEGDLSPIESLTSLTCLSLSECNLDTLPKLDKLINLRKLELACNNFSTAVSQEDEVSEDASATFAILDGIPKSVSELDLSGNNFSGGLPEIVGDLPNLTCLKVSNCYLATVPESILSIKDLEVLDISKNNLTDLPENIGQMKKLKSLDLANSSRLKSIITLPKLEILDKLNVEKCGALLSPPFEVCKQGLEFIRKFCSEVDEEKQPFSILPTVVVVGKSSSRKKLLIKSLVAGKMIPVHEDEVEDDFSTIAEKVQTIKIGEKELLRVIDFGSREIFQVMFCLTLTEDSIPVIVVNMDEYKKPGYAKITKRLCFDYIAYSYLTTKRLPKPKLVLIQRDKFNSTEEFETLRSKFLEDIQDIRRSLSPAKQETDKCFSNLNEDFFEKQNIFVVGNDYEAVGELRSKLINESKSLSKQIPAKWEEASREIAKISEPMVSVDEIVKSKILKDYNPEICRKILSFSHSSGKLLWYQNVQELQNYVFPKVETVTNLLAVFFDSKQKARKEMFHEFLSDEGKWIGGKELEDSEKRFQDTGVMSKTLLIYLIKEKSQFQSDAEVQVALTILQSFQLVFGPIKQEKVESYVFPYFVKGRLEDAASHPKEFPFKIENKIWFEDLLLPQYVYHQVNVQLLQLLQNESTALPLINSDIHVKNNGVHVASDRFSILMTHDFKSIKIELCSEVKYVKQSWDLMVKMSNTTIQWVCKTWKAAEWKCEITCPHCQLTKSKTSHQDVNPKWINSDSRHNVQYVRGMKEMSCNGEPGVPAALKQPCDTLSRRELRELENYVNEKLHASRQTREEPKSLRAESEDIDGEASDVSDPEEEQHFLPKSENEPAEISVQVASTRLACIRKKFANTEEVYSMSTPTGTSIRGRTIIINNVHFGEEVLERKGSENDANNLSQLFTAMAFDVVHANNLTAEGMMSLIEQETDDPRHNSYQAFVLVIMSHGTQTGGVYGTDMKAVGIQYIVESVSASRFAGMSGKPKLIIVQACGGDKRAFGDLAVHLRPSADDIKAADLDEEARKLAGNPSGDIVVVKSSCEKYSSARHPRYGSPFIRCLVSTFAKHACHRDVVTLLEMVQCRVKLLSVQLESRDYVYPQVPVICSTLSDAKSFYLFPGYFGRQETS